Within Streptomyces antibioticus, the genomic segment TGTACGGCGGCACCCGCACCCTGCTGGAACACACGTTCGCCGACTTCGGCATCGACGTCACGTTCGTCGACGACCCGGACGACCCCGGTGCCTGGGCGGCGGCCGTACGTCCCGCAACGAAGGCGCTGTTCGGGGAGAGCCTCGGCAATCCGCGCGGCAACGTCCTGGACATCGAGGCGGTGGCCCGGGTCGCCCACGAGGCCGGGGTGCCGTTCGTGGTCGACAACACGGTGCTCACGCCGTATCTGCTGCGGCCGTTCGAGCACGGCGCGGACATCGTCGTGCACTCCACCACCAAGTTCCTCTCCGGACACGGCACCGCGATCGGCGGGATCGTCGTGGACGGCGGGAGGTTCGACTTCGGTGCCGATCCCGGCCGTTGGCCGGGGCTGACCCGGCCCGATCCGACCTACGGCGGGCTGTCGTTCTGGGACTCCTTCTCCGACCTCGGGCTCGCCTACGCGCTGCGGCTGCGCACCCGGCTGGTGCGCGATCTGGGTCCTGCCGTCTCGCCGTTCAACAGCTTCCTGCTGCTCCAGGGCCTGGAGACGCTCAGCCTGCGTATCGAGCGGCATGTGTCCAACGCGCACGCGCTCGCCGTCTGGCTGGAGGACCAGCCTCAAGTGCGGCGGGTGCACTACCCGTCGCTGCCCTCCAGCCCGTGGCGGACGCAGGCCAAGCGCTATCTGCCACGCGGTGCCGGGGCGGTCCTCTCCTTCGAACTCGCGGGCGGTCTGCGGGCGGGGCGGCGGTTCGTGGAAGGGGTCCGGCTGTTCAGCCATCTCGCGAACATCGGTGACGTCCGCAGTCTGGTCATCCACCCCGCCTCCACCACCCACGCCCAACTGGACGCCCGTCAGCAGGCGGCGGCCGGTGTCACGCCCGGGCTGGTGCGTCTGTCGGTCGGCATCGAGGGCGTCGACGACCTGATCGCCGACCTCGCGGCGGGCCTGAGAGCGGCCGCCGAATGAACTCCCTCCCCCGCCCGCGCACTTCCGCGCGCCCACGTCCCAGAGGAGCCCGATCCGTCATGCGCCGCAGCACCGCCCTCCGGCACGCCGCCACCACGACCGTCCTCGTCGGCCTGGCCGCGACCGGCTGCGGCACCGGCGCCGCCGACAGCCCCGGGGACACCGGACAGACCAGCCAGGCAGCCCAGCCCGACGCCATCGACACCGCGGCCACCGTCGACGTACGCCTGGTCCTGGAACCGACCAGCCTCGACATCGCCGGTACGGCGGGCGCGGCCCTCGACCAGATCCTGCTCGACAACATCTACCAGGGCCTGCTGACCCGCGACGAGGACAACAAGGTCCGCCCGAGCCTGGCGACCAGCTTCAAGGAGTCGCCCGACGGGCTGACCTACACCTTCCGTCTCGCGAAGAACGCCGCCTTCCACGACGGGACGAAGGTCACCGCGGCCGACGCCGTCTGGTCGCTGCGGCAGGTGACGGCGGCCGGCTCCACGAACCCCGACGCGGCGGCGCTCGCCTCCGTCAAGAGCGTCACCGCCGCCGACGACCACACCGTCGTCGTCACGCTCGCCCACCGGGACACCGGTTTCACCTGGAGGCTGACCGGCCGGGCCGGCATCGTCTTCAAGCGGGGCACCGACTTCTCCTCCCTCGCGGGGAAGGAGAACGGCACCGGCCCGTTCAAGCTCGGCGGCTGGAAGCGCGGTTCGTCCATCACCTTCGTCCGGAACGACGCCTACTGGGGGAAGAAGGCCAAGGTCGCCAAGGTCGTCTTCCACTACATCAAGGACGACAACGCGGCCAACAACGCCCAGCGCACCGGCCAGACCGACATCGAGACCGGCGCGAACGCGACCCTGCTCCAGCCGTTCACCGACAACCCCGACCACACGGTGCTGCGCGGCGACACCACCGACAAGTTCACGCTCGCCCTCAACAACGCCGAGGGCCCCACCAAGGACGTGCGGGTGCGGCGCGCCGTCCGCCGGGCCGTCGACAAGGCCGGCCTGATCAAGATCCTCGGCGGCGCGGGCAGGCCGGTCGGCGGCCCGATACCGCCGAGCGACCCCGGGTACGAGGACCTCACCTCGATCGACGCCTACGATCCGGCGGGCGCCAAGAAGCTTCTCCGGCAGGCCGGTTACGGCGACGGCCTCAAGCTCACCGTCCAGATCCCCACCATCTACCCGGCGGAGATCGGCGACTACCTGGCCTCCCAGCTCAAGCAGGTGGGCATCCAACTCACCGTGCGGCCGGTGGAGTTCCAGACCTGGCTCGACGCCGTCTACACCAAGCACGACTACCAGCTCAGCGTCGTCGACCACGCCGAGGCCCGCGACCTGAACAACTTCGCCAACCCCGACTACTACTTCGGCTACGACAACGCCGACGTGCGCACGTGGTACGCGGCAGCCCGGACGGCCGAGGGCGACGGCGCCCGCGACGCCCTGCTGAAGAAGGCGGCCCGGCAGGTGTCCGAAGACGCCGCCGCGGACTGGCTGTTCGTCAGCCAGACCCTCACCGTCGTGCGCGACGGAGTCACCGGCGTCCCGCGGAACTTCACCAGCAACCGCTACCGCCTCGCGGATCTCGCCGTGGCGAAGAAGTGAGGCACGGGTGACCCTGTTCCTGCTGCGCCGGGCCGCGCTGCTGGTGGTGTCCCTGCTCGCGGCGAGCGTGCTGGTGTTCCTGGCGCTGCGCCTGCTGCCCGGGGACGTCGCCCAGACGATCGGCGGCATCAAGGCCACCCCGGCCCAGGTCGCGGCCGTACGCCACGACCTGGGTCTGGACCGGCCGCTCGCCGCCCAGTACGGGGACTGGATCGGGGGTGTGGTCACCGGTGACTTCGGGCGGTCGGTGCTGGACGGCACCTCCGTGTCCGGTCAGCTCGCCGAGAAGTTCGCGGTGACCGGACCGCTGGCCGCGGGCGCCGTCGTCCTCGCGCTCGCCTTCGCCGTCCCCCTCGGTGTCCTGGCCGCCGTCCGCCGGGACTCGCGGCTGGGCAGTGCCGTCAACACGGTCGGCCAGCTCGGCATCGCGCTGCCCACCCTGTGGACCGGGCTGCTGCTCGTCGTGGTCTTCGCCGTCCAGGTGCCCTGGCTGCCCGCGCAGGGCTTCCCCGTCGACGGCTGGGCCGAGCCCGGGCAGGCGCTGCGCAGTCTGGTGCTGCCCTGGCTGACGCTGGCCCTCGCCGAGGGCGCCGTCCTGCTGCGCTTCGTACGGTCCGCGGTCCTGGACGTGCTGCACCAGGACTGGCTGCGCACCGCCCGCGCCAAGGGCCGCACCCGCACCAGCGCGCTGCTGCGGCACGGGCTGCGCAACGCGGCCGTGCCCGTGGTGTCGGTGCTCGGACTCCAGATCGCCGCGCTGGTGGCGGGGGCGGTGGTCGTGGAGCAGGTCTTCGTACTGCCGGGGGTCGGCCAGATGCTGATCACGGACGTCGGCAACCGGGACCTGGACAAGGTGCAGGGCGAGATCCTGCTGCTCACCGCCGCGGTGCTGGTCGTCGGGTTCCTGGTGGACCTCGCCCACCGGCTGATCGACCCACGGCTGCGGAGCACCCTATGAGCACGCCGCCCGTCGTCCGTGCCCTCCTGCGCAGCCGCAGCGGCCTCGCCGGAACCGTACTGGTCGGCCTGCTCGTCCTGGCCGCGCTGGTCTCCCTGGTCTGGACACCGTACGACCCGACTCTCGCGCGTCCCGAGGACGGCTGGCTGCTGCCGCTGTCCGGCGGGCATGTGCTGGGCACCGACCGGCTGGGCCGCGACGAGCTGAGCCAACTGCTGACCGGGGCCCGCGCCACCCTGCTCACCGCCGTCCTCGCGGCCGCCGTGGCGGCCCTCGTCGGGCTGACGCTCGCCCTGGCCGCTGTCCTGCTGCCGCGCTGGATCGGGCCCGTCGTCGTCCAGTTCACGGATGTGCTGATCGCGTTCCCCGTCCTGCTGATCGCGATGATCCTCACCGCCGTGCACGGCGCCTCCACCTGGACCGTGGTCACGGCCGTCGGCGTCGGGGCGGGCGTCAACCTCGCCCGGATCGCACGCGCCGAGGCCGCGCGGGTGCTGACCACGGACTATGTGCTGGCCGCCCACGCCGCCGGCGCCGGGACCTGGCGCGTCGTCCGCAAGCATCTGATG encodes:
- a CDS encoding O-acetylhomoserine aminocarboxypropyltransferase/cysteine synthase family protein, with protein sequence MSDGRWGFETRQVHAGAVPDPATGARAVPVHQSASYVFRDTAHAAAAFELSDLATHAYTRLSNPTTAVAEDRIASLEGGSAAVAVASGQAATSLALLNLARAGDHIVASSSLYGGTRTLLEHTFADFGIDVTFVDDPDDPGAWAAAVRPATKALFGESLGNPRGNVLDIEAVARVAHEAGVPFVVDNTVLTPYLLRPFEHGADIVVHSTTKFLSGHGTAIGGIVVDGGRFDFGADPGRWPGLTRPDPTYGGLSFWDSFSDLGLAYALRLRTRLVRDLGPAVSPFNSFLLLQGLETLSLRIERHVSNAHALAVWLEDQPQVRRVHYPSLPSSPWRTQAKRYLPRGAGAVLSFELAGGLRAGRRFVEGVRLFSHLANIGDVRSLVIHPASTTHAQLDARQQAAAGVTPGLVRLSVGIEGVDDLIADLAAGLRAAAE
- a CDS encoding ABC transporter substrate-binding protein — its product is MRRSTALRHAATTTVLVGLAATGCGTGAADSPGDTGQTSQAAQPDAIDTAATVDVRLVLEPTSLDIAGTAGAALDQILLDNIYQGLLTRDEDNKVRPSLATSFKESPDGLTYTFRLAKNAAFHDGTKVTAADAVWSLRQVTAAGSTNPDAAALASVKSVTAADDHTVVVTLAHRDTGFTWRLTGRAGIVFKRGTDFSSLAGKENGTGPFKLGGWKRGSSITFVRNDAYWGKKAKVAKVVFHYIKDDNAANNAQRTGQTDIETGANATLLQPFTDNPDHTVLRGDTTDKFTLALNNAEGPTKDVRVRRAVRRAVDKAGLIKILGGAGRPVGGPIPPSDPGYEDLTSIDAYDPAGAKKLLRQAGYGDGLKLTVQIPTIYPAEIGDYLASQLKQVGIQLTVRPVEFQTWLDAVYTKHDYQLSVVDHAEARDLNNFANPDYYFGYDNADVRTWYAAARTAEGDGARDALLKKAARQVSEDAAADWLFVSQTLTVVRDGVTGVPRNFTSNRYRLADLAVAKK
- a CDS encoding ABC transporter permease, with amino-acid sequence MTLFLLRRAALLVVSLLAASVLVFLALRLLPGDVAQTIGGIKATPAQVAAVRHDLGLDRPLAAQYGDWIGGVVTGDFGRSVLDGTSVSGQLAEKFAVTGPLAAGAVVLALAFAVPLGVLAAVRRDSRLGSAVNTVGQLGIALPTLWTGLLLVVVFAVQVPWLPAQGFPVDGWAEPGQALRSLVLPWLTLALAEGAVLLRFVRSAVLDVLHQDWLRTARAKGRTRTSALLRHGLRNAAVPVVSVLGLQIAALVAGAVVVEQVFVLPGVGQMLITDVGNRDLDKVQGEILLLTAAVLVVGFLVDLAHRLIDPRLRSTL
- a CDS encoding ABC transporter permease, which produces MSTPPVVRALLRSRSGLAGTVLVGLLVLAALVSLVWTPYDPTLARPEDGWLLPLSGGHVLGTDRLGRDELSQLLTGARATLLTAVLAAAVAALVGLTLALAAVLLPRWIGPVVVQFTDVLIAFPVLLIAMILTAVHGASTWTVVTAVGVGAGVNLARIARAEAARVLTTDYVLAAHAAGAGTWRVVRKHLMPNIAPTLVVQLSLVLSVAVLAEAALSFLGFGAPAPTVSWGRMLHEQQQYITARPLLVVWPGLAVAASVLGFNLLGDGLREAADARLRIREEA